The Trueperaceae bacterium genome window below encodes:
- a CDS encoding DNA recombination/repair protein RecA: MNQDRRKALETAVSQIERQFGKGAIMRLGAEPAQVLGAGVISTGSLSVDLALGVGGLP, encoded by the coding sequence ATGAACCAGGACCGGAGGAAGGCTCTCGAGACAGCCGTCTCTCAGATCGAGAGGCAGTTCGGTAAGGGCGCGATCATGCGTCTGGGGGCGGAGCCCGCGCAGGTGCTGGGCGCGGGGGTGATCAGCACCGGCAGCCTGTCGGTGGACCTGGCGTTGGGCGTGGGCGGCCTGCCC
- a CDS encoding CinA family nicotinamide mononucleotide deamidase-related protein, protein MATHGAEGETPVERAELISVGTELLLGEIVDTNSAYLASDLARRGVDVLWSARVGDNRGRIEHLVAQGLSRSDLVVLCGGLGPTDDDLTRDAVAAVVGEEQYLDDGLVAWLREHFAATGRTMPERNLQQARVIPSAEVLPNAIGTAPGWLVRTHGGGRTRYVVTLPGPPRELTRMWEEQAVPRLPFPAASIFTRTYKTNGLGESLVAERLGDLTQGANPSVATYAKRDGVHVRVAAKAASADAAEELARPAMAAVERALQGSVWGVDGDEMASVVLRRLAERGLTLAVAEGASGGLLTELLEEALDAQHRGGRLESGAPGGGEAVAAGDEERAGPGHGALAGSVVAWRPETMRTLLPHLTALQRLPAGLHAGAAEVVAAVAAAVRALFAADVGIAIGYPYLAHATAGQGGASAGAADVHAPPSEDEIEPGTVGGRRRPQLRLEIALSDGDRTTSQTLSLPPLGRGWARERSAFTGLNLLLRSVLR, encoded by the coding sequence GTGGCTACCCACGGAGCCGAGGGCGAGACCCCCGTCGAGCGCGCGGAGCTGATCAGCGTCGGGACCGAGCTCCTGCTCGGCGAGATCGTCGACACGAACAGCGCCTACCTGGCCAGCGACCTCGCGCGCCGCGGCGTCGACGTCCTCTGGTCGGCCCGCGTCGGCGACAACAGGGGGCGGATCGAGCACCTCGTCGCGCAGGGCCTCTCCCGCAGCGACCTCGTCGTCCTCTGCGGCGGCCTCGGGCCCACCGACGACGACCTCACCCGGGACGCCGTCGCCGCCGTGGTGGGCGAGGAGCAGTACCTGGACGACGGCCTCGTCGCCTGGCTGCGCGAGCACTTCGCCGCCACCGGCCGGACGATGCCGGAGCGGAACCTGCAGCAGGCGCGCGTGATCCCGTCGGCCGAGGTGCTGCCGAACGCGATCGGCACGGCCCCGGGCTGGCTCGTGCGCACGCACGGGGGCGGCAGGACCCGCTACGTCGTGACGCTGCCCGGCCCGCCGCGCGAGCTCACGCGCATGTGGGAGGAGCAGGCGGTGCCGCGGCTGCCCTTCCCCGCGGCCAGCATCTTCACCCGCACCTACAAGACGAACGGCCTCGGGGAGTCGCTGGTGGCCGAGCGCCTCGGCGACCTGACGCAGGGCGCGAACCCCAGCGTCGCGACCTACGCCAAGCGCGACGGCGTGCACGTGCGCGTCGCGGCGAAGGCGGCCAGCGCCGACGCGGCGGAGGAGCTCGCGCGGCCCGCGATGGCGGCGGTCGAGCGCGCGCTTCAGGGCAGCGTCTGGGGCGTCGACGGCGACGAGATGGCGTCGGTGGTGCTGCGCCGCCTCGCCGAGCGGGGTCTCACGCTGGCGGTCGCCGAGGGCGCCAGCGGCGGCCTGCTCACCGAGCTCCTCGAGGAGGCCCTCGACGCCCAGCACCGCGGCGGCCGCCTCGAGTCCGGCGCCCCGGGCGGAGGCGAGGCCGTGGCCGCCGGGGACGAGGAGCGCGCGGGCCCCGGACATGGGGCGCTGGCGGGCTCCGTGGTAGCATGGCGACCGGAAACCATGCGAACGCTGCTCCCCCACCTCACGGCGCTGCAGCGCCTCCCGGCCGGCCTCCACGCCGGTGCCGCCGAGGTCGTCGCTGCCGTGGCCGCGGCGGTGAGGGCGCTGTTCGCCGCGGACGTCGGGATCGCCATCGGCTACCCCTACCTGGCGCACGCCACGGCTGGCCAGGGCGGCGCGTCGGCCGGCGCTGCCGACGTCCATGCACCACCCAGCGAGGACGAGATCGAACCGGGCACGGTCGGCGGGAGGCGCCGACCCCAGTTGCGCCTAGAGATCGCACTTTCCGACGGCGACAGAACGACCTCCCAGACCTTGAGCCTGCCGCCCTTGGGACGCGGCTGGGCTCGGGAGCGGTCGGCCTTCACCGGTCTGAACCTCCTCCTGCGGTCGGTGCTGCGCTGA
- a CDS encoding sigma 54-interacting transcriptional regulator, translating to MEDFAAHTKRPESGRPTVLAELRGTRWERLAGRSVKDELRANLIRKLRAGEDLFPGVLGYDETVTPAVVNAILSRHNFILLGLRGQAKTRILRQLVELLDEEIPYVAGTELHDDPFAPISAQGRAIVEECGEATPVAWLPRDHRYLEKLATPDATVADIIGDIDPIKAARLGTSLGDERAVHYGLLPRANRGIFAMNELPDLAGKVQVALFNVMQEGDVQIKGYPVRLPLDVLLVFSANPEDYTARGKIITPLKDRIGSEIRTHYPRTLEEGMAITRQEAWLARDGESPVHVPAFVAQAVEEVAFQARDDSRVDKHSGVSQRLPISLLENVVSNAERRALTLGEDRPIARVSDLYAALPAVTGKLELEYEGELKGAEAVARDIVRRAIGQAFGRHATSLDTDDVVAHFEADNQLRVPDQVRTADLLEVFAAVPGLLDAARALAPGGAADEVAVAAEFVLEGLYARKLISRSEERGYTAADLDTAASAAPRARWN from the coding sequence ATGGAAGACTTCGCCGCCCACACGAAGCGCCCGGAGAGCGGGCGTCCCACGGTGCTCGCCGAGCTGCGCGGCACGCGTTGGGAGCGGCTGGCCGGCCGCAGCGTCAAGGACGAGCTCAGGGCCAACCTGATCCGCAAGCTGCGCGCCGGCGAGGACCTGTTCCCCGGCGTGCTCGGCTACGACGAGACGGTCACGCCCGCGGTCGTCAACGCGATCCTCTCGCGCCACAACTTCATCCTCCTCGGCCTGCGCGGGCAGGCCAAGACCCGCATCCTGAGGCAGCTCGTCGAGCTGCTCGACGAGGAGATCCCCTACGTCGCCGGCACGGAGCTGCACGACGACCCGTTCGCCCCCATCAGCGCGCAGGGGCGCGCCATCGTCGAGGAGTGCGGCGAGGCCACGCCCGTCGCCTGGCTGCCGCGCGACCACCGCTACCTCGAGAAGCTCGCCACGCCCGACGCCACGGTCGCCGACATCATCGGCGACATCGACCCCATCAAGGCCGCCCGGCTCGGCACCTCCCTCGGCGACGAGCGCGCCGTGCACTACGGCCTGCTGCCGCGCGCCAACCGCGGGATCTTCGCGATGAACGAGCTGCCCGACCTCGCCGGCAAGGTGCAGGTCGCGCTGTTCAACGTCATGCAGGAGGGCGACGTCCAGATCAAGGGCTACCCCGTGCGCCTGCCGCTCGACGTCCTGCTCGTCTTCAGCGCCAACCCCGAGGACTACACGGCCAGGGGCAAGATCATCACGCCGCTCAAGGACCGCATCGGCAGCGAGATCAGGACCCACTACCCGCGCACGCTCGAGGAGGGCATGGCGATCACCCGGCAGGAGGCCTGGCTCGCGCGCGACGGCGAGAGCCCCGTGCACGTGCCCGCCTTCGTGGCCCAGGCCGTCGAGGAGGTGGCGTTCCAGGCGCGCGACGACTCCCGCGTCGACAAGCACTCAGGCGTCTCCCAGCGCCTGCCCATCAGCCTGCTCGAGAACGTCGTCTCGAACGCGGAGCGGCGTGCGCTCACGCTGGGCGAGGACCGCCCCATCGCGCGCGTCAGCGACCTCTACGCCGCCTTGCCGGCCGTCACGGGCAAGCTCGAGCTCGAGTACGAGGGCGAGCTCAAGGGCGCCGAGGCCGTGGCCCGCGACATCGTGCGCCGCGCCATCGGGCAGGCGTTCGGCCGTCACGCCACGTCGCTCGACACCGACGACGTCGTCGCCCACTTCGAGGCCGACAACCAGCTCCGCGTGCCCGACCAGGTGAGGACCGCGGACCTCCTCGAGGTGTTCGCGGCGGTGCCCGGCCTGCTCGACGCCGCCAGGGCGCTCGCCCCCGGCGGCGCGGCCGACGAGGTGGCTGTCGCCGCCGAGTTCGTGCTCGAGGGGCTCTACGCCAGGAAGCTGATCTCCCGCAGCGAGGAGCGCGGCTACACCGCGGCCGACCTCGACACCGCCGCGTCGGCCGCGCCGCGGGCCCGCTGG